The DNA segment CAGTGAGGTGGCTACTTCTTTGCGCTGATCCTTGTTTTCCTTGTTTGTCCAACTACTGGGCTGGCGAAGGTGCAAGCCTGTTTTGTGCAAACCTGCAAAGAAATAGTTAGCCAGCGACCACTAGCTTGCCGGCCAGCAAGGGTCCTAAAAGCTAAATGTACCAACTACAAGGTTACTAGTGCAGAGACGGCTAGAGAGGGGAAACCCATCAACCGCTAATGAAGCTATTATGGTTTACTTCAAGGTTAGTAAGTTACCTGCTGGCTGGTGGCTTATTCAAACATAAATCTCTACCTTCTATCTTTTAATCAGTAACAAAACAGAAGTGGCAGTTGTTATGTCCTTAGATTAATTGGGGTTTGTAATCCACTCTCTGATGGGTAAAATCTAAATGATTTTCCAAGAAGGTGGGAACAGCAATTTTTCTAGTTTAGGAAGAAACCCAAATTAATTTAGTTAAATACCTGCTACCGACTGCCAGAGAGTGCCATATTGCCCTCCTTCTCTTCATGTTTAGCCtcgtttttcaatgtttcaatgTCACTCCCTGTGACCAGTCCACCGAACTTTAAAGAGAGACGTGTGTAAAACAACATGTTGCTGCTAAACCCAGCAGAGGCCAGCGACTACATTGGTTATCAGGTGTTTGACAAGTTGGTGTCGGCTCTTTCGGACCgcgggcagcagcagcctggTCCAGCtaaagacagacaggtgagctAGCAGGATCGGTGGACTTTTTATACGGTTCTCTGGGCTTTACATAATGGAATGCTACTTTTAAATAAGCTAACCATGTTTTTAATGAGTGAGCTCCTGCTGGTCTGGTGTCCTTCCCCTCACCGCTGCTCTGTGTGGTGGCAGCGGCGGCCTGACCGTGACCATCGGTCCTCTCACAGTACACTACATTATTACTCAGGGTTCCCTCCTGCTCCCGTATCTCACACTGCGCTAGCAGTATAAAAAACATTGCTCTTCACCATCATCTCATCTGGCTGAAAACGCTCTCAAATGACCTTGAGACAATCCCACAAGTGATGATGTTATTCTCTGTGATTGTGTTGATTCCCAGAGTGTAAGCCGCATCAAATTACAGAACTTCGCCCCTAGTATGATTACAGCTGCATTACAGCTGGCTTGCTTTTGGGGTGTTGTTCCTGGTTTAATTAGCACATGCTGATCTGGTTCATGTTAAAGCAGGAAATCTGCTTTACAGTCCGGCATATGGcataatgtattttttaaaaagtgTTGGAACTCTGGACTTCATGATTACCATCCTGGCTTTCTGGTGAAGACGTTGCTGGTTGTTCCGCCTCTTAGTCTgggaaaaaaaactttaaaaaaacGTGCTTAACATTGTTTCCGTTATAAATTCTGCCCAAACGTGTGTAAATCCAAAATGTTGTGTTTCGTTTATGTTAGAATAATAATTATGGAGCATTATCTGTAGTCTGCGTCCATCATGTCCAAAAGGCAGCGTGCTCTGTGTTATAGAATATAAGACATTGGATTCCCTTTGAAGGATAGCTTTTCTTGCATTCAGACACATCTCATCACGACTGGAAAGTTGTATGATTTGTTAAAACTCTTATTCTATTCTAGACTATTTTTGAATTGCCAACTCGTTTCATATTTCAGGCGTAGCACAAAATGTGGCTGCCGGAAAATCTCCATAATCCATAATGTAATTGCACCAAAAGTAGTGTTCGCTTTTACTTGAGGTGAGCTGAATAGCCAATCAAACATATTCATTAAACTGAACTGTGGGGCTGTTATCTTCAATCCATGGTATGGATGGAAATGCAACCCACATAATCTGTAGGCCCACCATGTAAACTTGGAAGAAGCAAACCATTTCTAAATTACAATGTGAATTGAATTCAATTTGTGAAATAAAAAACAGTACTGTTGGCAGAAAGACCCAAATATTTATCTAAGGAAGAATGTACTAGTCCGGTTGTGTTGAGGCTGATGTGCAAAGTGTTCCACATATTACGTCTACCTCAAGCGGAGCAATTGACCTGTCAGATGTCAAACTGGTTTTCACCACAAGGAGGCGACACAAACCTCaacgttttttttctcctgCAATGCTGATGTCCCAACCAAAACATCTAGGTTTGTCTCGTTGCTAGGGCAAATTGCTTAAGTAAAATAACCACATTGCCTTGTTCGAAGCCATCCCTACACAAGAATGTTTAACTGTGaacaatagaataaataaatgataaatcttgattttttttttctgtgtctcactctcccatTTCTAGTTATCCAGCTTGTTTGCACTGCATAGTAATATAGGTATATATGATTAGTAAGGTCAACCAAAGGAAATATTACATTCGAATACAATTGTCAATCTAGAACTACCACACACAAATCAGCCAATTGCTCTGAGCAGAAGTAAAAATCATAAATTATCTCACTGCAAACGCTCAACAGCAGTGTTTGAATTATAGTTGGTTAAATATGGAAAAGTCTACAGCAATATATGATATGATTTATTCGTATGACTGTGTCATACGACATACAGTCATACAGTACTCAGTATAATATCTATGCGCTCTACCCTGTGAACTATCGGGGCGCGCCATACATGAGTTGTACGCTTACTTCTGTTGGGCAGTGGGATGGTATTTTAGCGAGCTGGACACGCCCCCGCTCCGAGCCGCCTCTGCCTCCGAGCCATGTTGCTAGGCAACCTCTCCAAACATTTCGGGCTCATAGAAACGGGGAAAGACAGATGCGTATTTATTAGCTCCTTACTTTTACATTTACTTTTCAGGTTGGATACTTAGGTTAGATAGCGTTCGCTCGCGGTTTGCCAGCTAATTCGTCATGGACGAAACGGTAAAACCTGTCAGAATTCCTCCGGAGATGTCCATCTACGCAGAGAAACACGATATATTTGACTTAGTACAGGTAACAAAATGTTTTAATTGTGGATTTActagtcctgatattctccatCACTTCGTGGTGGGGAATATACATAATATTAACGTTCAATCTGAACACGTTCTAAATTTAAGTGCTGGATTATTTTGCTAGGACTACTACTACACACCTTCATAAAGTAGCCATACTTGAGTGTGGCTTACTTTCTCTACAAATGTGAATGTTAAAGAATAGATTGGTGTATTAAATAACTCACGATGGTGTAAACAGTGCGTTGTGAGTCAATGTCCACTAGCGTTACGCCGTGAACCATGGCTATGATCACATCATAGATGTGAATTGTTTCCTCATGATATGTTTGGTGTGTAGCCTACgctatgtttgtatgtttgaagGGAGTGCCTTCAGATTCTCAGAAAAATGTATGTGCATTGTTTATTATACGCCtatattacatttaaaataattcaCGTCACGTCAAATAATTCATAGGCCTGCTTCTGCTGGTATACTAGTTGCATGGTTACTGGTTGTACTTGCTGGTTTCAGACGATGGTGTCTAGTCTGATGGTGGACAAACCAGATGACCCCATATCCTACCTGATGAGTCTGCTTAAGAGAGGAAGAGTTGAACGTTGGTCGTCTTTCTTCTGGTTTCATCTCCAATATTCGTCCTCTGTCTGGTGTGTTCTTTGGCAATGTGGTTCTGATCAGCTTGTTCTCTGTcccgtctgtttgtctgtctctctggttgtctgtttgtctgtgcagCTCCTAAGATTATTCTGCTGGGCCCGCCTGCTTCTGGGAAGACAACCATAGTAAGTAGATGGATCAATTATCAATGGGTTGATTATACAgtgagtagtagtagtactaggcTATAGTAGTAGTgatgttgtgtttgtctgtggtaTTGTCTGTTGTTTAGGCCAGAAGACTGTGTGCAGAGCTGAGTTCAGTCCATGTAACCACCCACAGTCTCTTCAATCAAGAAACAGAGCTGAGCCAGCAGGCCATgcaatacacacaaatgcaacaggtacacacacacacacacacacacacacacacacacacacacacacacacacacacacaccccccactcatgcatacacaacGGTTTTGCCTCATAAGAGTGTgcggttgtgcgtgtgtgtgtgtgtgtgtgtgtgtgtgtgtgtgtgtgtgtgtgtgtgtgtgtgtgtgtgtgtgtgtgtgtgtgtgtgtgtgtgcaggagattCCTGCTGACATATGGGTAGAGCTGATCCAACACAGGCTGTCTAAAATAGACTGCTTCAGAAAGGTAATGTGGAAGAATAATCTCAAGTAAAATGTCTGTGTTATATTCTACATGATGATGTACATTCATTTTAATCAATTCGCTGGTACTTTGAAAACGTCTGCTTGATAAGAGACACGAGGGGTTCTGTGCGTTATCTGTCCACGAcccacctccaactccaccgCGACCCCTTTTTGAGTCCCGACCCATAGATTAAGAGGGCTTCATCTCAACATGTTAGGTCTCAGAGAACTAGAGGATCTTATGAATTTTTAAACATGACATCATGCACTCAATACTAGAAAGCTATGAAACCAAAATCCTAAATTCATAATACAGAAATGATGAATCCATGAAACCAGAAATAAGTTCAGAAATGTCTTCAATGACTTTGTATTAACCtgatattatttataaaataatcaCAAACCTTGAACCCGAAATCATGAATTTATAAACCCAAAATCACGTTAAAGTAACCCCAAATCATGATTGAAGTAACTCCAAATCATGATTAAAGTAATCAAAATCATGATTAAAGTAACCCCAAATCATATTTCACACACAATTCACATTGTGTTGTGAATTAATTCACAACACAATGCAAACTCCACTCATATACCACACACTTACCACACTGCACAACACAAAGCTAGATCAACCACAGGTAAATATCATAACACACATACCCCTACGATAGTGGAGGTGTAGGTGTGATTCATGTAGGAGCTAATTGTGTTGCTGCTTTATAACATGAGATGAAACACAACCACCAACTCGCAGACTGTTCTAATGTGTTCTGctcaccagccccaccaccacgtTGTCTTTGATACAGTGTTTCCTTGATCCGTCTATTTATTGCTGTATTTCCCGGTCCTGGGTTGTAAAGGCTGACTCTAGTTTTTGTCGTTGCTGTCAGTGAGTCTCAAAGAGAAACATGGGAATTCCTCAGAGGGagacatttattttacatttcaaacATTGCAGAGCTGCGAGCATTTTAAACATGCAGATGTctgttttttctgtcttttaCTGTTAAATACCATTGATGAACTGCATGTGAGCCAATGTTTACAGTATGAATAAAAAGAACATACAGCAAGCCCACCAAGGCCCAACAAATTGTCAGGGGATACCAGTCCTTCCCCATAGGGCGTTGGTGGGGAGCCACTGCTGGCCTGGAGTACAACTACTACTCCTCTGAACTACGGGACGCTGGGAGGGACACAGCAAGATCACACCTGTCAAAGGGAGTTAATTATAGTATAGCAAGACTTTAGCAAGCCTTTTCTACCAATATAAAAATGATACAATATGGAGAGTGTGTCTATTATAGGTTACAGCCAGGCACACGGCTTCTTTTCCTGTGCTGATGCTCGTTGTGCCTGGGGGGCTAAAAGAATGaccgtttatttattttcccctcTTCAGCTCTAATTAGGAGCCTCTAGGgatattaatgtgtgtgcattgtgtgtgtgtgtgtgtgtgtgtgtgtgtgtgtgtgtgtgtgtgtgtgtgtgtgtgtgtgtgtgtgtgtgtgtgtatgttaatgagcatgtgtgtgtgtctgtgactgtgtgtgatgATTGACGGCTTATTTAAGGAAACTGCCCCATCCTGTCTGAACTGCAGCACTGCGAGCACATGTCTGTGttgctctctcttcccccctctgtTCTATAGTATATAACCTAGACTAGAGAATAGTAGTAAACATTCACCGCTATATCACCACAAGGATTATAGTTTATCATTGTAAGTTTAAGTTGTCATTTTTGAGTATGTTATCATTTCCAATAGTGGCTGAGATCATCATCTGTTGGCAGTTTATCACATGAATAgcgttaataataataaaaaaaaatagtctATAGTTAGGTCAATAAAAACTGCAGCCTTTGTTGTTGAATCACATTTCATAATTTTTGGGAAAACCAGACGATaacatgtttgtatgtgtagacaaaaaaataaaacggactGTAGTGTCAAGTCAGAGTACCAGACCTCGGAGAGGCTTTCACATTTTAACTGCCCAAGGCTACTATAGCACAGGGATCACTTGACCCATGGTGCCCCATGTATCTGCTGGCCCAGGGCTAAGAGCAGGACCTGGATATAAGGTGCTGTAAGAAAGATTATCGAGTTGTAAAGAGAAAGAAAGCCTTGAGGGCAGAATACAGCAAGCTTTTGAGACTAAACACAACCAAAAATAAAACTCCCCTTTCCCTGTTCCTTCCCTTGCAATGTTTTTGCACCCTGAATCCCCTGTGATTGACAGACATGAAGAGCATTACTTTCACTAATAACTGACGGTCGGCAATTCTAAGAAATAACACCCAAATAAATGCTCTTAAATCGAAAGCACCAGTCTACAAACACTGTTCGAACTCCTCACGTGTTCATTGTAAGATACACTGTGGTTGGCTATTGGGGGATCTGCCTGAGTTGTTTCCTTCTGATTCACACTGGCTGTTAACGGGGCTGTGTCATCGTGTTTTCTGCATCTCCTGGAGTGAGCCCCAAAAATCCTGTACTAACCATGCTCTGGTCGGACAAATTGTGAACTCTTTCTCAGCCCTTGGCTAACCGTCTGAAAGGGTTTCCTAAAGCTAATCAGTGGTGGTCACATTGACACGTGGCTACAGACCAGTAGTGTCACCgcagtatgtgtttgtatgtttccaGGGATGGGTTCTAGAAGGATTTCCTCAGACTCGCCTTCATGCTCTGACGCTCCAAGCGGCTGGAGTCATCCCTAACCATGCGGGTAAAGCATGCAGTGGTCACGCTCCATAATACTGTAACACTGCAGTAATACACTCAATGCCTTTATGTTACATGAAATACAGGCTacattcatttgtgtgtgtgtgcgtgcatgggcaTGCATGTCTGCATATGTATTGATAGTATTTCTAGAAGCTTCTGAGGATATGTTGCTGCAAAGGACAACGGGAAGAATGTTGGACCCTCTGACTGGAGGTcagtcttcacacacacacacacacacacacacacacacacacacacacacacacacacacacacacacacacacacacacacacacacacacacacacacacacacactaacaggtGCACCCACACAAGctacacacaacaaacagacacacacccacgtacacgcacccaggcacgcacgcaccttatgatgtcacttcctgtgtaGACGTGTACCATCAGACGTTCGTGTGGCCGCCCGACCCGGAGGTGGCCGAGCGTCTGCAGCAGGACAGTGGGGGCTCAGAGGAGCAGCGCCTGGCCCACCTCCAGCTGTACGGCCGGGAGGTCGCCGGCCTGAGCACGGCCTACCGCCACGTCTTGAAGACCATCAACGCTGACCAACCACACACTGATGTCTATGAAGAGGGTGGGCCTCTAcaactctcagacacacacacacacacacacacacacacacacacacacacacacacacacacacacacacacacgtatgcacacataaatagacacacaagtacacacacacacacacacacgtgtatgcacacacatacagacagacacacccacatgcacatagATAAAGACACAcgtttatgcacacacacacacacacacacacacacacacacacacacagacacacgcgcatgcacatgcacacatctacATACAGACTGCAACAAGATTGAGGTAAGAAATATAGTAGATACTAATGTGttggtggtgtgggtgtgggtgtgggtgtgtgcgcctctgtgtgtgctgttgtgGTTACGCTGGCATGCGTATGTGTCTGGGTTTGCGTCTCAGTCCTAAGATATGTCCTGATCCGGCGTGAATCGAGAGCCCCTCAGACTCCCAGAATCCTCCTGGTGGGCCCGCCGGGCTCAGGGAAGAGCCTCCAGGCCAGACGTCTGGCCGACAAATACAAACTGGTGGACCGTCAGTTCCATTTCATTTACATGGGTTCTTTCATTAATGAGGGACAGCATACATTAAAGAACATTGCTGTACATGTGGATAATTTGCTGGAAAGAGGATAAAAATGACCCTTCATTATTGCTacataatgtaataatattacACCACTGATACTCATTGCATTACTACAAGGCATCACTGCCTTACACTGTATTACGTCTATATTACAGGTTAGCCCACCAAGACACATGAAAACATTTAAGAGCAGGAATGGAGGTTTACAGGTTGTTATTTTGTTGCGGTgtttaactgtctgtctgtctctctacctgtgtcAGTGAATTGTGGACAGCTTTTAAAGGCTGAAGCAGCCGATGGATCCACTCTGGGACAGCTGGTGAAGCCCTACATAGAGACAGGTCaccaaggtaacacacacatacgtgcatgGACACATCTTTACACACTCAtttttcttacacacacacacaccagtgttcACAATACGATACATGCATTTTAAACATATACCATCAATaaactacacacagacacatacacatccagAAATACACACCTTGAGAAAAATTAAGAACGCAtacagaagaagaggaagaaggttAAAAGAATAAAGACACAGACAGCTTATTTAAAGTGCAAATAGGACAGACTGAATTGTGTCCATCCCCCTCTCGTCCCATCTTCACATGACATGAATGTCTTTTCATCTATCCATCTAGCCATCCGTCTTTTGCTGTCTTTTTAGACTTACTGAAGTCCTGTCACTAATATGACAGCTAcactctggagagagagggcttagtgtgtgtgtgtgtgtgtgtgtgtgtgtgtgtgtgtgtgtgtgtgtgtgtgtgtgtgtgtgtgtgtgcgtgtgcgtgtgcgtgtgtctgtgtgcgaagATGTCAGCTAGTTCTTCTGTGAATCACAGCTTGTGTTAAAGAACATGCTGGTTGTCAGGATTCAGAGGCACAGAGCTGTGATGATGTGGCCCACTGGATTAAAGCGGACACAGTATCGCCTGTCTCTATATTGCCTCTATCGCTTCATCTTACATCAGTCAGTCATCAGGAGAGCTTTAGTTTGGCACTTTAGCCTGACATCCGCTGTTGCCtataatgtgtgtttgagtaaaGTTGATGAAATACAAGTATCAATTATGACAAATATGAATGTTAATGGACTGCATATAAAGAGCGCTTCTCTAGCCAGTAGCAAATCTAAGCGCTTTACCATATCGCCTAACATTTACCCATTCATGTACACATTCATgaactcattcacacaccgacagcggtaTCAAACGTTCAAGCCCagtcagctcgtcaggagcagttagggttaggtgccttgctcagggacagcgtgacacacagctaggaggatctggggatcgaactagcaaccttccggttaccagccaacccgctccacctactgagccacatgccacccCATCAATGATGGATCGTAGCACTAAATATTTTGTGATGAATAGCTGTAACACACTAGTtaagtgtatgtatatataatgtatatacatacactTAATATGTTGGTCCTGTGCAGTTCTCTGCAAGGATTTGGCAGAGAATGTTTCTGATGTTAACATTGTCGGAACTGGATAGCCAGGATCTGTGGCTGCACTGATTTGGCAACAGTTAAGAGAGTAGAACATCTAATCCTACAAAGGGAAGCAGAATAACCCAACTCACATGCCCATGATACTCACTCAATTCTATATTCTTCATTCTTGAGTAATAACCGCATTGCCAGATAACATTTGCCTGGTTCAAGCAGTTCCATATATTTTTCCTCCACTCCATAATGTTTTGTGCAAGTGCAGAACCACTCCCATAAAACATTGTGAGGGGGGGTCCACTCATAATGGGTTTGATCTCACCACAGTACTACTAGATGGATGgtacaatacacacaaacacatgaaacacacacaacacacaactcaCAGACCAATGCGCACATGCACTCACAAGCACGCataaacaaactcacacacacacacacacgctacagaTAACCTGATCTCCAGCAGACTTAGCTTGGTAGCGAgaaggagtttgtgtgtggttacTAACGGGGTCCTGGCGTTGTCAGTTCCAGACAGCGTGGTCCTGCAGGTGCTGAGCCAGAGACTGAGCGCCCTGGACTGCACCACCCGAGGCTGGGTGCTCCACGGCTTCCCCAGGGAGCCGGAGCAAGCCAGGCGCCTGCAGGACTCCACCTACAAACCAAGCAGGTACAGCGCCACGTGGACCCAAGAGCCCTCTCTGGTCCGCCTCACGTACCTGGACTGACCGTGGTCCGACTCCGTCAGCGATCCAGCCCAGAGAACATCCCTGGGCCTCGCACGCTACCGCACATACACATGGAGGGGGTGTTGGTTTGCATTAGATGACTCCCACTCTTGAACACACGACCCTAC comes from the Gadus chalcogrammus isolate NIFS_2021 chromosome 6, NIFS_Gcha_1.0, whole genome shotgun sequence genome and includes:
- the ak8 gene encoding adenylate kinase 8; protein product: MDETVKPVRIPPEMSIYAEKHDIFDLVQTMVSSLMVDKPDDPISYLMSLLKRGRVEPPKIILLGPPASGKTTIARRLCAELSSVHVTTHSLFNQETELSQQAMQYTQMQQEIPADIWVELIQHRLSKIDCFRKGWVLEGFPQTRLHALTLQAAGVIPNHAVFLEASEDMLLQRTTGRMLDPLTGDVYHQTFVWPPDPEVAERLQQDSGGSEEQRLAHLQLYGREVAGLSTAYRHVLKTINADQPHTDVYEEVLRYVLIRRESRAPQTPRILLVGPPGSGKSLQARRLADKYKLVDLNCGQLLKAEAADGSTLGQLVKPYIETGHQVPDSVVLQVLSQRLSALDCTTRGWVLHGFPREPEQARRLQDSTYKPSRVFFLEMTDDVAIERLTLRTIDPISGERHHGLEHPAPNREVEARLQTHPDDKPARVQEKLTQYWMHAARLKALFPDGVHVNADQDPHTVFECVESRVFKRPDIRPNQ